The genomic region CAACACGGTACTGGTGGTAACACGGTTCGTGGCGCACGACAGCGAGCACGCGTATCCCGCGCGAGTGACCCGCAGTACGATCGCTTCAACAGCGTCACGCTGGACGGGCGTTTTGTGCTAGTCTGTGCACTCGACGACGACGAAATCGTCAGGCTCACAACGGAGTTCGTCCCGGAGGGCGATCACGTCGGGTTCAGGTTCGAAGGGTCACTTGTTGCCAAAACGTAATTACCTAGCACAATCGTAGATGTCCTATGGCAACCGAAGATATCTCAACTCGACTCGCACAGCTCAAACCGAAACTTGAGCAGGAGTATCCGATCAGCGAGTTGGGTATCTTTGGGTCGTACGCGCGTGGTGAACAACAGCCTGACAGCGATCTCGATATACTCGTCGCGTTCGACAAGCCAGTAACGTTGTTCGATCTCGTTCGGTTAGAAAACGAACTGACAGAGGAACTTGGTATTGAGGTCGACCTCGTGACGAAAGACTCGTTGAAGCCACGGGTTGAATCCCGCGTTCGCGACGATCTCGTC from Haloquadratum walsbyi C23 harbors:
- a CDS encoding nucleotidyltransferase family protein, with translation MATEDISTRLAQLKPKLEQEYPISELGIFGSYARGEQQPDSDLDILVAFDKPVTLFDLVRLENELTEELGIEVDLVTKDSLKPRVESRVRDDLVML